In Nitrosophilus alvini, the following are encoded in one genomic region:
- the folP gene encoding dihydropteroate synthase, whose amino-acid sequence MKIKKIDIKDIGLFLKKLDVEKPGIKIMSKKSTLSLFFIKGMHVGAANILKQDALSLGADLAVPRGTIICSDKRVDALLIGTKREIEQLSRKELAQPFGLKELAKRLQQYLREKEYPLKIMGVINANEDSFYPGSRFKEANAIKAVERMIEEGADIIDIGGVSSRPGSEPVNEEDELQRVKPVIDVIYSSKLYEKALFSIDSFRPKVIEYALQRGFKIANDITGLKDEEVAKIVAKHDAKAVIMHMKGEPKTMQKNPEYEDVVIEISDFFEKRLEKAEFFGIKRENIILDPGIGFGKKLQHNLEIIRDLSEFKRFGCEILVGASRKSMIDMIVSSSVEERLPGSLALHMKAYQNGASIIRCHDVKEHFQALEVLKAVENI is encoded by the coding sequence ATGAAAATAAAGAAAATTGATATCAAAGATATCGGTCTCTTTTTGAAAAAACTGGATGTAGAAAAGCCAGGAATAAAAATAATGTCCAAAAAAAGTACCCTATCTCTTTTTTTTATTAAGGGTATGCATGTGGGAGCGGCGAATATTCTAAAACAGGATGCCCTTTCTTTGGGTGCAGATCTTGCTGTACCCCGTGGTACGATTATCTGTTCGGACAAAAGAGTGGATGCACTTCTCATAGGGACAAAAAGAGAGATAGAGCAGCTTTCAAGAAAAGAGCTTGCACAGCCTTTCGGACTTAAAGAGTTGGCAAAAAGACTGCAGCAGTATCTGCGCGAAAAAGAGTATCCACTAAAAATTATGGGCGTTATAAATGCAAACGAGGACAGTTTTTATCCAGGAAGCAGATTTAAAGAGGCAAATGCTATAAAAGCCGTCGAGAGGATGATAGAAGAGGGCGCGGATATCATAGATATAGGCGGAGTCTCAAGCAGGCCGGGAAGTGAACCGGTAAACGAAGAAGATGAGCTTCAAAGGGTAAAACCTGTTATTGATGTGATATATTCTTCAAAACTATACGAAAAAGCGCTATTTAGTATAGACAGTTTCAGGCCGAAAGTCATAGAGTATGCACTTCAAAGAGGCTTTAAAATCGCAAATGATATTACTGGGTTAAAAGATGAGGAAGTTGCAAAAATTGTCGCAAAACATGATGCCAAAGCTGTTATAATGCATATGAAAGGCGAGCCCAAAACCATGCAGAAAAATCCTGAATATGAAGATGTGGTTATCGAAATATCCGATTTTTTTGAAAAAAGATTAGAAAAAGCAGAGTTTTTCGGCATAAAAAGAGAAAATATCATACTAGACCCCGGAATCGGTTTTGGCAAAAAGCTTCAGCATAATCTTGAGATAATAAGAGATTTGTCAGAATTTAAAAGATTTGGATGTGAGATACTTGTAGGAGCCAGCAGGAAATCTATGATAGATATGATAGTTTCATCATCTGTTGAAGAGAGGCTGCCGGGCTCTTTGGCTCTTCATATGAAAGCATACCAAAACGGTGCTTCTATCATAAGATGTCATGATGTGAAAGAGCACTTTCAGGCATTGGAAGTATTAAAAGCAGTTGAAAATATATAA
- a CDS encoding DNA polymerase III subunit delta' — protein MADKIELKSQIIITEDFEKIEEFFKDNIKPAFLHIFRRDEFKIDDAKDVIKEAYIASESLKYIILAAEKYNIYSQNTLLKILEEPPKNIIFIMMAKSKSSLLPTIRSRLPLKSLKSRKDDFELPLDIDRLDLAQIYSFVKENQRLERKDAKKIIELLIKKSVENNIVLNEKELEFFSKAYRLLELNASIKNVLTAVLLMLLKAKKRKK, from the coding sequence TTGGCAGATAAAATTGAACTCAAAAGCCAGATAATAATCACTGAAGATTTTGAGAAAATCGAAGAGTTTTTCAAAGATAATATAAAGCCTGCTTTTTTGCATATTTTTAGGCGAGACGAGTTTAAAATAGATGATGCGAAAGATGTTATCAAAGAGGCTTATATAGCGAGTGAATCTTTGAAATACATCATCCTTGCCGCAGAAAAATACAATATTTACTCACAGAATACTCTTCTTAAAATTCTTGAAGAACCCCCTAAAAACATAATTTTTATAATGATGGCAAAATCAAAATCCTCCCTTTTGCCCACGATTCGTTCCAGACTTCCTCTAAAGTCTCTTAAAAGCAGAAAAGATGATTTTGAGCTTCCGTTGGATATTGACAGACTCGATCTTGCCCAGATCTATTCATTTGTAAAGGAAAATCAGCGTCTTGAGAGAAAAGATGCAAAAAAAATTATAGAATTGCTTATTAAAAAAAGTGTTGAAAACAATATTGTGCTGAATGAAAAAGAGCTGGAATTCTTTTCAAAAGCATACAGGCTTCTTGAACTAAATGCCAGTATCAAGAACGTCCTTACAGCTGTACTTCTGATGCTTCTGAAAGCAAAAAAGAGAAAGAAGTAA
- a CDS encoding HobA family DNA replication regulator has product MQEFDRWTLNTIRYDDALMSWLEERRYDWMPLAVSALEKLLSGQSVIIVTDEEREWFGDYILSSINRPHKNRPLLPFYRLKDLYPYIDRIKKAEDVDILYDMLSLSFKDDYFFWYIGKSESPRCQIAKRKDDSFLWIMDEEMQNSFYLKSFDDLLDLKLFQLFRLFDKSIDAAMFGEVEIKL; this is encoded by the coding sequence ATGCAAGAGTTTGACAGGTGGACGCTTAACACCATCAGATATGACGATGCTTTAATGAGTTGGCTTGAAGAGAGGCGTTACGACTGGATGCCTCTTGCAGTAAGTGCACTTGAAAAGCTTTTAAGCGGCCAGAGTGTAATAATTGTAACAGATGAAGAAAGAGAATGGTTTGGAGATTATATACTCTCATCTATAAACAGACCTCATAAAAACAGGCCTTTACTGCCTTTCTATCGGCTAAAAGATCTTTATCCCTATATAGACAGAATCAAAAAAGCCGAAGATGTAGATATTTTATATGATATGCTTTCACTCTCTTTCAAAGATGATTATTTTTTCTGGTATATCGGCAAAAGCGAAAGCCCTAGATGTCAGATTGCAAAAAGAAAAGATGACAGTTTTTTGTGGATAATGGATGAGGAGATGCAAAACAGCTTCTATCTCAAATCTTTTGATGATCTGCTAGATCTAAAACTTTTCCAGCTTTTTAGGCTTTTTGACAAAAGTATAGATGCGGCAATGTTCGGAGAAGTGGAAATAAAACTATAA
- a CDS encoding aspartate kinase, whose protein sequence is MLIVQKYGGTSVGTLERIENVAKRVAKTRAQGNDVVVVVSAMSGETNKLIEYAKHFSPTPSRRDMDLLLSSGERVTSALLSIALNEMGYPTVAMTGRQAGIVTDEAHTTARIEKIDPKPIENAVKEGKIVVVAGFQGITKDGKVTTLGRGGSDLTAVAIAGALGAGRCEIYSDVDGVYTTDPRIEPRAKKLEKISYDEMLELASLGAKVLQNRSVELAKKLGVIIEAKSSFNENPGTIITKEEDIMEKPLVSGIALDKNQARVSLRGVKDRPGIAAELFKALAGENINVDMIVQTIGHDGKTNLDFTVPQSELERAKQVMEQFKEDYESVDYDSNIAKVSIVGVGMKSHSGVASKAFETLAQENINIMMISTSEIKISMIIDEKYSELAVRALHRAYELDK, encoded by the coding sequence ATGCTTATCGTTCAAAAATACGGAGGAACAAGCGTAGGAACCCTTGAAAGGATAGAGAACGTAGCAAAAAGGGTTGCCAAAACAAGAGCCCAGGGCAACGATGTGGTTGTCGTAGTATCAGCAATGAGCGGGGAAACAAACAAACTTATAGAATATGCGAAACATTTCAGCCCGACTCCGAGCAGAAGAGATATGGATCTGCTGCTCAGTTCCGGAGAGAGAGTTACATCCGCTCTGCTTTCTATCGCTTTGAATGAGATGGGGTATCCTACTGTTGCAATGACCGGCAGACAGGCGGGAATCGTCACGGATGAGGCGCATACGACCGCAAGGATAGAAAAAATTGATCCAAAACCTATAGAAAATGCCGTAAAAGAAGGCAAAATCGTAGTAGTTGCCGGTTTTCAAGGGATTACAAAAGATGGAAAAGTTACTACGCTGGGGCGCGGAGGAAGCGACCTCACCGCTGTTGCTATAGCCGGAGCGCTTGGAGCGGGCAGATGTGAAATATATTCCGATGTTGACGGCGTCTATACTACAGACCCAAGAATCGAGCCCAGAGCAAAAAAGCTTGAAAAAATCAGTTATGACGAAATGTTAGAGCTTGCCAGTCTCGGTGCCAAAGTTTTACAAAACCGGTCAGTAGAACTTGCAAAAAAACTAGGTGTTATCATAGAAGCCAAAAGCAGTTTCAACGAGAATCCGGGAACTATAATAACAAAGGAAGAGGATATTATGGAAAAGCCACTTGTCAGCGGAATTGCACTCGATAAAAATCAGGCACGTGTGAGTCTTAGAGGTGTAAAAGACAGGCCTGGTATTGCTGCGGAGCTGTTTAAAGCTCTTGCAGGCGAAAATATAAATGTAGACATGATAGTTCAAACCATAGGGCATGATGGAAAGACAAACCTTGATTTTACTGTGCCCCAAAGTGAATTAGAACGCGCAAAACAGGTAATGGAACAGTTTAAAGAGGATTATGAGTCTGTTGATTATGACAGCAATATAGCTAAAGTATCAATTGTAGGCGTAGGTATGAAATCTCACAGCGGAGTAGCTTCAAAAGCATTTGAGACTTTGGCTCAGGAAAATATCAATATAATGATGATCAGCACAAGTGAGATAAAAATCTCCATGATTATCGATGAAAAATACAGTGAATTGGCGGTAAGAGCATTGCATAGGGCTTATGAGTTGGACAAATAG
- a CDS encoding RNA pyrophosphohydrolase: MSEEKRYRPNVAAIILSAKYPEKVEFFIASRNDVAGAWQFPQGGIDEGESPREALFRELKEEIGTDEIEIIAEYPGWVSYDFPKMIAKKMYPYDGQKQKYFLVRLKPGAKINLKTKEPEFIEYKFVPYHKIFRYITYFKRPIYKKVLEYFRKEGYI; the protein is encoded by the coding sequence ATGAGCGAGGAAAAAAGGTATCGGCCCAACGTCGCAGCGATAATATTGTCAGCAAAATATCCGGAAAAAGTGGAATTTTTTATTGCGTCAAGAAACGATGTAGCCGGTGCCTGGCAGTTTCCTCAGGGTGGTATAGATGAAGGGGAGAGTCCAAGAGAAGCACTTTTCAGGGAACTCAAAGAAGAGATCGGCACGGATGAAATAGAGATAATTGCCGAATATCCCGGCTGGGTCAGCTACGACTTTCCAAAAATGATAGCCAAGAAGATGTATCCGTATGACGGGCAGAAACAGAAATATTTTTTAGTCAGACTCAAACCGGGTGCAAAAATAAACCTCAAGACGAAAGAGCCCGAATTTATCGAATACAAATTTGTGCCATATCATAAAATTTTTCGCTATATAACATATTTTAAAAGACCGATATACAAAAAAGTTCTTGAATATTTCAGAAAAGAAGGATATATTTGA
- the hemW gene encoding radical SAM family heme chaperone HemW yields MLLYLHIPFCDSKCHYCSFNSYVEKTYLKKEYFEAVKKQLIYEIERFNVKKNSIETVFIGGGTPSTVEVSFYEKFFETLLPYLKKDIEITIEANPNSAKQEWLKGIRSLGVNRISFGVQSFNDKKLKFLGRTHSSKQAVNAIYNAKEAGFYNISLDLIYATAMDSKELLQKDIEIAFSLPINHLSAYSLTIEEGTPFSKTPQVQKDEENIAFWFADEIKKRGFEQYEISNFGKYRSKHNLGYWRYKDYIGIGSGAVGFLKNRRFYPSKSPEEYIKNPLKTDTEILTEQDIITEKIFLGLRSIVGVNRKVLKKEQIEKFEILVKNGKIFEKNGIYYNNNYFLADEISLFVLN; encoded by the coding sequence TTGCTTTTATACTTGCATATACCTTTTTGCGACAGTAAGTGCCACTACTGCAGTTTTAACTCGTATGTGGAAAAAACTTATCTAAAAAAGGAATATTTTGAAGCTGTAAAAAAACAGCTTATATACGAGATAGAAAGATTTAATGTGAAAAAAAATTCCATTGAAACAGTTTTTATCGGGGGAGGAACCCCATCTACCGTGGAAGTTTCATTTTACGAAAAGTTTTTTGAAACACTCTTGCCATATCTAAAAAAAGATATAGAGATTACAATTGAAGCAAATCCAAACAGTGCCAAACAAGAGTGGCTAAAAGGGATACGCTCTTTGGGAGTAAACAGGATAAGTTTCGGTGTACAGAGCTTTAATGACAAAAAACTGAAGTTTTTGGGAAGAACACACAGTTCAAAACAGGCGGTCAACGCTATCTATAATGCAAAAGAAGCAGGATTTTACAATATATCTTTAGATCTGATCTACGCAACTGCAATGGACAGTAAAGAGCTGTTGCAAAAAGATATAGAGATTGCATTTTCTCTTCCTATAAACCATCTTAGTGCATATTCACTTACAATAGAGGAAGGGACACCTTTTTCAAAAACTCCGCAGGTGCAAAAAGATGAAGAAAATATTGCATTCTGGTTTGCGGATGAGATAAAAAAAAGAGGATTTGAGCAGTATGAGATTTCAAACTTCGGAAAATACAGATCCAAGCATAACCTTGGCTACTGGAGATACAAAGATTATATCGGTATAGGAAGCGGTGCGGTCGGTTTTTTGAAAAACAGAAGATTTTATCCTTCAAAAAGTCCGGAAGAATATATAAAAAATCCTCTGAAAACAGATACAGAAATATTAACGGAACAAGATATCATTACGGAAAAAATTTTTCTTGGATTAAGAAGCATAGTCGGCGTAAACAGAAAAGTTTTGAAAAAAGAGCAGATTGAAAAGTTTGAAATTCTTGTAAAAAACGGAAAAATTTTTGAAAAAAACGGGATATATTACAACAACAACTATTTTTTGGCTGATGAGATTTCACTTTTTGTATTGAATTAG
- the tatB gene encoding Sec-independent protein translocase protein TatB: MFGMGFTEILMIAIIAIVFLGPEKLPNFLIDMAKFFKSVKRAINDAKSSLEEEIKISELKEEASQYKKKLTSATQEIEELKALSELKEIKDEVKEIQKGLEDKEIEREVVDFKKTDLDDKDKVNV; encoded by the coding sequence ATGTTTGGAATGGGCTTTACCGAAATCCTTATGATTGCAATTATTGCCATTGTCTTTTTGGGGCCTGAAAAACTGCCCAATTTTCTCATAGATATGGCCAAGTTTTTCAAAAGTGTAAAAAGAGCAATAAACGATGCCAAATCTTCACTAGAAGAAGAGATAAAGATATCAGAGCTCAAAGAAGAAGCGTCCCAGTATAAGAAAAAACTGACAAGTGCCACTCAAGAGATAGAAGAACTGAAAGCTCTGAGTGAATTAAAAGAAATCAAAGATGAAGTAAAAGAGATTCAAAAGGGTCTTGAAGATAAAGAGATTGAAAGAGAAGTTGTAGATTTTAAAAAAACAGACCTTGATGATAAGGATAAAGTAAATGTTTGA
- the tatC gene encoding twin-arginine translocase subunit TatC — MFEELKPHLAELRKRLLISILTVLVMFFVCFGFWEQILDWMITPLKDVLPAGSNVIFTKVGEAFFTALKVSFFAALILSLPVIFWQLWLFIAPGLYEHEKKFVLPFVISATIMFISGALFAYYIVFPFGFGYLINFGSQLFTALPSIGEYVGFFTKLMFGFGLSFELPVITFFLALLGLVTDESLKSFFKYAILIIFVIAALLTPPDVLSQLLMAGPLILLYGVSILIAKIVNPAKEEEEEEEEKEQKAADA; from the coding sequence ATGTTTGAAGAGTTAAAACCGCATCTGGCCGAACTTAGAAAAAGACTACTCATTTCCATTTTAACCGTTCTTGTAATGTTTTTTGTATGTTTTGGTTTTTGGGAACAGATTCTTGACTGGATGATAACACCTTTGAAAGATGTTTTACCGGCGGGCAGCAATGTTATTTTCACAAAAGTGGGAGAAGCATTTTTTACTGCACTCAAAGTATCTTTTTTTGCTGCACTGATTTTATCTTTACCTGTAATTTTCTGGCAACTTTGGCTTTTTATAGCTCCCGGACTATATGAACACGAAAAAAAATTTGTTCTTCCATTTGTAATATCTGCAACAATCATGTTCATTTCCGGAGCACTTTTTGCATACTACATAGTCTTTCCGTTTGGTTTCGGTTATCTGATCAACTTCGGAAGCCAACTTTTTACCGCACTTCCAAGCATCGGGGAATATGTTGGCTTTTTTACAAAGCTAATGTTCGGTTTCGGTCTGTCGTTTGAGCTTCCCGTTATAACTTTTTTCCTGGCACTTCTTGGACTCGTAACTGACGAAAGTCTAAAATCATTTTTTAAATATGCAATTTTAATCATTTTCGTTATCGCAGCTCTTTTGACCCCTCCTGATGTACTTTCCCAGCTTTTAATGGCAGGGCCGTTGATACTTCTTTACGGTGTTTCCATCCTTATTGCAAAAATCGTAAACCCTGCTAAAGAAGAGGAAGAGGAGGAAGAAGAAAAAGAGCAGAAAGCCGCTGATGCTTGA